CGGGTATCATTTTTTAGAACAAAAAGCCTTCCCAAGGAACGCATAATTATGCATAAAATATGCAAATCCTAACAAGAACAGGCTATAGCGAAAACTGCCACGATCGCTTGCGATCGGACCTGTCAGAACCGAAATCAAGAGACGGTATAAGTGGGTAAGTGGGAAATAACGGCGTAGTTCTCACACCCATCAGCAGACATCAAGCTTCATGCCTAGTCAAATTCAAGCTGCGAGGGAGATTGAAAGATGAATCAGGATCGGGTCAATGGCTAATGAGTTTTCTAGACAAAAGTTTCCGGCGAGGCCCTGCTGTAACAACCCAAGTGTAAACAGCTCTTTCCAGCAGAGAAATGATGAATCCCGCACCACCATTCATCGCATTGCAGTACAGACGTCAATTAATTAACTATTTTAATCAACCCTTATcgccaaaaaatataaaagaaataatattttttcccaaCGGCGCATGAGACTAGCTGAAAAACACTCTTTCCACTTTGTCCCTTGACAAACCCAACCAAACTGTTCATCGATTTTTTTACGACACAACCTCACACGAGAAGAAGATTCAAATGGTATTAGATGGCCAACATACTTTTGACTGCTTATGGGTGGAGCTTATTCATTTCGTGGAATCGTTCGAAATGGGGAGTTGGCCAAAAGATTTCGCCTTGTTCCATCTCCGTCTTATCGCGGTCCTCCCTgcatcaagaaaaataaaaaatacaaaagttgTATTCCATCGGAAATAATGCACTGTGACTATATCATCAACTGCCACACAGAAATTCAACCCAATACGAGCATGACATTTAAAATGAATGAGTGCATGAGACTCGGCATCAAAGATTAAAAAGAGGCTCGTCTCtacggaaaagagaaaagctcGGAGACAGGAGGATCAATAGATACCACATATGCTTATGCATTAATGCAAATCAGATTCCATATTTTTGTTACGTACTGACGTACATCACATCCaactaatttgattttattattgcctGCATCCTCATCCGATTGCATGAGGATTGGTAGTAAACGTTATGAGAAAAATCTTCCTCACGCTCTATGAGAGTGACGAAGTTAATGTGCAGTTCATTCGCGACTAAAATCCTAAAAATCGGGGTCCAATTTACTAAAAGAACACCTCCTCTTTCACTCTTTATTTCAATGCTCAAGCATGTCAAAAATTGCCACAAGCTTTTTCGCTCTAACGCGCAAACTCAAAGGGAAGGGAGGAGATGCAACAGGAATACAATAAAACGGGATCCGCAAAGTTTCCGCTTCGACACATATCGGAACACATCCTTTGAGATGAGAGCCCGATccatttcatcacattcacatAGCAATTCCCACATCTAATTGGGGGaactataaaacaaaaaggtagGGCTGCTAATTATTGTAATTGTATGGCCAAATGCCTAAACTGCACCgtgtaaaaattatttaggaTCACCTTATTCGATTGACAGCAATTAGACCGTGGGGAATTATGAACAGCAGCCATCAACGTGAAGTTGTCCTCGCTTCAAACGGAGAAATACACAACCCTATCAATCTAGGTATCGTCTCGGTAATTATCAAGTGCCTCTGCTGTTCCGTCGGAATTCCTCTCAACACGTCCATCGCTGTCACAATCACTCGGTTTCGCCGTCTTCAATGCGGACCAAGAAACTTTTTCCTGCTGGCCATTATCTTGTCCTACTTGTCGTTCTTTATCCCGCCCGCAATCGAACTCATTTACTGGGCTCTGTACCCGGAAGAATCCCTGTGTCGTGTATATGTCGCCGTTTCTATTGCGCCGCAAGGTCTCTTACTAACCAACATGCTCTTGGCTCTGACTGATAGATATTTAGCCATTAATCACCCCCTGTTGCATCGAGCGAAAATGAAGAACCGATTAGCGGTTTATTATATTATCATCTGTTCATTGTTAACGGTTTTTCTCATGAAATTTGTCTACATCGTCCGACTGGGCATCCTACGTTGCGAAGTATGGCTAGTTCACACCAAAATCAATGGCGTTGTTTTAATTATTCTATTTACATCGTGTACCGTGCTGAATGTCATCATCTATCGACAAACAAAGGCTCTCCTACGTGAATCCCGAACCCTTCCGGCGACACAGGATGAAAGAGATCCCTCAAATGAAAGCCCCAATGTTAACAATGACGCCACAGCCGTTACCCCGATGCGCATTCATGCCGATAGAGATAAACGAAGCGAAATGGAACTGAAAGCTACACGAACTTTGGTGATTGGGGTGGCATCTCTCTGCGTTATGCCCTGCATAGCTctcatt
The sequence above is drawn from the Daphnia pulicaria isolate SC F1-1A chromosome 1, SC_F0-13Bv2, whole genome shotgun sequence genome and encodes:
- the LOC124322425 gene encoding D(1) dopamine receptor-like translates to MNSSHQREVVLASNGEIHNPINLGIVSVIIKCLCCSVGIPLNTSIAVTITRFRRLQCGPRNFFLLAIILSYLSFFIPPAIELIYWALYPEESLCRVYVAVSIAPQGLLLTNMLLALTDRYLAINHPLLHRAKMKNRLAVYYIIICSLLTVFLMKFVYIVRLGILRCEVWLVHTKINGVVLIILFTSCTVLNVIIYRQTKALLRESRTLPATQDERDPSNESPNVNNDATAVTPMRIHADRDKRSEMELKATRTLVIGVASLCVMPCIALIFIASYFACRLVSGKLACSHFTGLGPFMKDISLTPAVYGPIIFLVRNRELRAAYNFFG